One stretch of Oncorhynchus masou masou isolate Uvic2021 chromosome 9, UVic_Omas_1.1, whole genome shotgun sequence DNA includes these proteins:
- the LOC135546129 gene encoding leucine-rich repeat and fibronectin type III domain-containing protein 1-like protein: protein MSPAKAVNIEQSGGYPHTRMRAQAAGLWTTPSGGFPSTSIRSLAMESLLLFLALLATPVASMLCPKRCTCQNLMPSYTVLCTKTGLLFVPPNIDRQTAELRLMDNFITTLRHRDFANMSSLIHLTLSRNTISQIKPYAFADLQDLHALHLDANRLTILDDTHFQGLVNLRHMILANNQLHSISEGSFQDFLETLEDLDLSYNNLVNIPWETIGLLASVNTLSLDHNLIEMVPEGIFSNLHKLARLDMTSNKLKKIPPDPLFLRIPVYAKLKGSPLTSLVLSFGGNPLHCNCELMWLRRLTREDDLETCASPRELAGKYFWTIREEEFVCEPPMITRHTSKMFVMEGQEVSLRCKSVGDPEPSTHWVSPEGKLIGNTSRTICYENGSLDILTTTVKDSGKFTCIASNAAGEATAPVELVVNPSPHFDPKLEPEPGPSDIPTSIKSNASGGHARNDHQRVSVSELSSTSATIRWPSQDHIPGVRLYQIQYNSSSDDILIYRMIPASHKFFLLSDLASQRDYDLCVLAVYDDGVTALTGTRLVGCVAFTTEREYRQCRSLHDQFLGGTMIIVIGGIIVASVLVFIFILLMKYKLHSNHYKQKAAHVSNVCSQTNGGQAAGGGGAPIPPSSSSSGSTNRPMPSGPVDRVGHDGPHQASEGGFGGPLKGTTVVDLNPEYGKSVKDEDAISQ from the exons GAGCCTAGCCATGGAGAGCCTGCTCCTGTTCCTGGCCCTCCTCGCTACGCCCgtcgcctccatgctgtgccccaAGCGCTGCACCTGCCAGAACCTCATGCCCTCCTACACTGTTCTCTGCACCAAGACAGGCCTGCTCTTCGTGCCGCCAAACATTGACCGGCAGACGGCCGAGCTGCGCCTCATGGACAACTTCATCACCACCCTTCGTCACCGTGACTTCGCCAACATGAGCAGCCTCATCCACCTGACGCTGTCGCGCAACACCATTAGCCAGATCAAGCCGTACGCCTTCGCCGACCTTCAGGACCTGCACGCCCTGCACCTGGATGCCAACCGACTCACCATACTGGATGACACCCACTTCCAGGGCCTGGTCAACCTCAGGCACATGATCCTTGCCAACAACCAGCTGCACAGCATCTCAGAGGGGTCCTTCCAGGACTTCCTGGAGACCCTGGAAGACCTGGACCTGTCCTACAACAACCTGGTGAACATCCCCTGGGAGACCATCGGCCTGCTGGCTAGTGTCAACACCCTCAGTCTGGACCACAACCTCATAGAGATGGTCCCCGAAGGCATCTTCTCCAACCTGCACAAGCTGGCGCGTCTAGACATGACCTCCAACAAGCTGAAGAAGATCCCTCCAGATCCCCTGTTCCTGAGGATCCCAGTGTACGCTAAGCTGAAGGGTTCTCCACTCACGTCGCTGGTGCTGAGCTTTGGTGGGAACCCGTTGCACTGCAACTGTGAGCTAATGTGGCTGAGGAGGCTGACCAGGGAAGACGACCTGGAGACCTGCGCCTCTCCCCGAGAGCTCGCCGGCAAGTATTTCTGGACTATCCGCGAGGAGGAGTTTGTGTGCGAGCCACCCATGATCACGCGGCACACCTCCAAGATGTTTGTGATGGAGGGTCAGGAGGTGAGCCTACGCTGTAAGTCAGTGGGTGACCCGGAACCTTCCACGCATTGGGTCAGCCCCGAGGGGAAGCTAATCGGGAACACGTCCCGCACCATCTGCTACGAGAACGGCTCTTTGGACATCCTCACCACCACTGTGAAGGACTCTGGGAAGTTCACCTGCATTGCCTCCAATGCCGCTGGCGAGGCCACAGCGCCCGTGGAGCTGGTGGTTAACCCCTCGCCACACTTTGACCCCAAGCTGGAGCCCGAGCCTGGCCCTTCAGACATCCCCACCTCCATCAAGTCCAATGCCAGCGGGGGCCACGCCCGCAACGACCATCAGAGGGTCAGCGTGTCAGAGCTGAGCTCGACTTCGGCCACCATCCGATGGCCCTCCCAGGACCACATCCCGGGGGTCCGCCTGTACCAGATCCAGTACAACAGCTCCTCCGACGACATCCTCATATACAG gatgaTTCCTGCATCTCATAAGTTCTTCCTACTCAGTGACCTGGCCTCTCAGCGGGACTATGACCTGTGCGTGCTGGCGGTGTACGACGACGGCGTCACGGCCCTAACCGGCACCCGCCTGGTGGGCTGCGTGGCTTTCACCACAGAGCGAGAGTACCGCCAGTGCCGCTCCCTCCACGACCAGTTCCTGGGCGGCACCATGATCATCGTGATCGGCGGTATCATCGTGGCCTCCGTGCTTGTCTTCATATTCATCCTCCTCATGAAGTACAAGCTGCACAGCAACCACTACAAGCAGAAAGCGGCACATGTCAGCAACGTGTGCTCTCAGACCAACGGGGGCCAGGCTGCGGGCGGGGGAGGCGCTCCcatcccaccctcctcctcttcctcaggctCGACCAATAGGCCCATGCCTTCTGGCCCAGTGGACAGGGTAGGGCACGACGGACCCCATCAGGCCTCGGAAGGGGGCTTCGGAGGGCCCTTGAAAGGGACCACGGTAGTGGACTTGAACCCAGAGTACGGGAAGTCAGTGAAGGACGAGGATGCTATATCACAATAA